A part of Microtus ochrogaster isolate Prairie Vole_2 unplaced genomic scaffold, MicOch1.0 UNK78, whole genome shotgun sequence genomic DNA contains:
- the LOC101989647 gene encoding nucleoside diphosphate-linked moiety X motif 6 has product MWKFPGGLSEPGEDIGDTAVREVFEETGVKSEFRSLLSIRQQHRHPGAFGKSDLYLICRLQPCSFTINFCRQECLKCEWMDLENLARTKNTTPITSRVARLLLYGHREGFDKIDLSMEELPAVYTGLFYKLYHRELPESYTATTGTD; this is encoded by the exons ATGTGGAAGTTTCCAGGAGGCCTGTCAGAGCCTGGAGAAGATATcg GCGACACAGCAGTCCGAGAGGTGTTTGAAGAGACTGGGGTGAAGTCAGAATTCAGGTCTCTGCTGAGCATCCGGCAGCAGCACAGGCACCCTGGAGCCTTCGGGAAGTCAGACTTGTACCTGATCTGTCGCCTGCAGCCGTGTTCCTTCACTATCAACTTCTGCCGGCAGGAATGCTTGAAGTGtgaatggatggatctagaaaacctGGCCAGGACTAAAAACACAACCCCTATAACCAGCAGAGTAGCTAGGCTGTTGCTATATGGACACAGGGAAGGGTTTGACAAAATTGACCTCAGCATGGAGGAACTCCCGGCAGTGTACACAGGCCTGTTCTACAAACTCTACCATAGGGAACTGCCGGAGAGTTACACAGCCACCACGGGGACAGATTGA